Proteins co-encoded in one Klebsiella michiganensis genomic window:
- a CDS encoding LysR family transcriptional regulator produces the protein MDHHLLAIRVFNRVVETGGFTRAADSLRMPKATVTKLIQNLENHLQTKLFQRTTRRVSVTKEGECYYRRTVKWLADLEQMEGSMTESQSEPQGVLRVDAGGSLARQVLIPALPEFLERYPDISIDLGVSDRLVDVINDNADCVIRSGPLVDSTLIARRLFTMDWVTCATPDYFKRYGTPARPEELEQGYPLAHYRHARNDRIYPLRFIDRGKNVEVQHRYQISVNESNAHLGIALSGVALTQVVRFAAQPYLDSGKLVSVLEAYQPSPEQMYLVYPSNRHLSARLRVFIEWAVARFA, from the coding sequence ATGGATCACCATTTGCTGGCTATTAGGGTGTTCAATCGCGTGGTTGAAACAGGCGGGTTTACCCGCGCCGCCGACTCCCTGCGCATGCCGAAGGCTACCGTCACCAAACTGATTCAAAATCTTGAAAATCATCTGCAAACCAAGCTTTTTCAGCGCACCACCCGCCGCGTATCGGTCACCAAAGAAGGTGAATGCTATTACCGCCGCACCGTAAAATGGCTGGCCGACCTGGAGCAGATGGAAGGCAGCATGACGGAATCACAAAGCGAACCTCAGGGCGTGCTGCGTGTGGATGCCGGGGGATCATTAGCGCGCCAGGTGCTGATCCCCGCCCTGCCGGAATTTCTTGAACGCTACCCGGATATCTCCATTGATCTTGGCGTCAGCGATCGGCTGGTCGATGTAATCAACGACAACGCAGACTGCGTTATACGCAGCGGCCCGCTGGTTGACTCCACTTTGATTGCCCGCCGCCTGTTTACCATGGACTGGGTTACCTGCGCGACGCCGGACTACTTTAAGCGCTACGGGACCCCCGCTCGCCCTGAAGAACTTGAGCAGGGATACCCGCTGGCGCATTACCGCCACGCACGCAACGACCGCATCTACCCGCTGCGCTTTATTGACCGGGGAAAAAACGTCGAGGTGCAGCACCGCTACCAGATCAGCGTCAACGAAAGTAACGCCCATCTTGGCATCGCGCTTTCCGGGGTCGCCTTAACTCAGGTCGTTCGCTTCGCGGCGCAGCCTTATCTCGACAGCGGGAAACTGGTCAGCGTGCTGGAAGCCTACCAGCCGTCGCCGGAACAGATGTACCTGGTTTACCCGTCCAACCGCCACCTTAGCGCCAGGCTGCGGGTGTTTATCGAATGGGCCGTGGCGCGGTTTGCCTGA
- a CDS encoding LacI family transcriptional regulator, with the protein MNGKAARPTISDVAKAAKTGKTSVSRYLNGEQNALSDDLRGRIERAIAELDYRPNQMARGLKRGRTRLIGLIIADITNPYSVDVLSGIEAACREKGFTPLVCNTNNEVDQELHYLDLLRSYQVEGIVVNAVGMREEGLNRLQQSALPMVLIDRKIPGFACDMVGLDNIQAATNATEHLIEHGFEALLFLSEPLGTVNTRHERLSAFRSTLVRYPGIIAENAETPLHEAELIDNTLRQFHTRHRGMRKAVISANGALTLQVARAMRRLGLSWGSDIGLLGFDELEWAELAGVGITTLKQPTWQIGYAALEQVVRRIEGTDETLREQLFSGELIVRGSTSR; encoded by the coding sequence ATGAACGGCAAGGCAGCGCGCCCTACGATAAGCGATGTCGCAAAAGCGGCGAAGACCGGGAAGACCAGCGTTTCCCGCTACCTTAACGGCGAGCAGAATGCGCTGTCTGACGATCTCCGTGGGCGTATTGAGCGCGCCATTGCCGAACTCGACTACCGCCCAAACCAGATGGCGCGAGGCCTGAAAAGAGGCCGCACCCGCCTCATCGGCCTGATCATTGCCGATATCACCAACCCCTATTCCGTTGACGTGCTGAGCGGTATTGAAGCTGCCTGCCGCGAGAAAGGCTTTACGCCGCTGGTGTGTAACACCAATAACGAGGTCGATCAGGAGCTGCACTATCTCGACCTGCTGCGCAGCTACCAGGTGGAAGGGATCGTGGTCAACGCGGTCGGGATGCGTGAAGAGGGGCTCAACCGCCTGCAGCAATCCGCACTACCGATGGTGCTTATCGATCGCAAAATCCCGGGCTTTGCCTGCGACATGGTCGGGCTGGACAATATTCAGGCCGCCACAAACGCGACTGAACACCTGATTGAGCATGGCTTCGAAGCCCTCCTGTTCCTGAGCGAACCGCTTGGCACGGTGAATACCCGCCATGAAAGGTTATCTGCATTTCGCAGCACATTAGTGCGCTATCCCGGCATAATTGCCGAAAATGCCGAAACACCGCTGCACGAAGCCGAGCTAATAGATAACACTCTGCGCCAGTTCCACACCCGCCATCGCGGGATGCGCAAAGCGGTGATCTCCGCCAACGGCGCGCTGACGCTGCAGGTCGCCCGCGCAATGCGCCGCCTTGGCCTGAGCTGGGGTAGCGATATTGGGCTGCTGGGCTTTGATGAGCTGGAGTGGGCAGAGCTTGCCGGCGTTGGCATCACCACCCTGAAGCAACCCACCTGGCAGATAGGCTACGCCGCGCTGGAGCAGGTCGTGAGGCGTATCGAAGGCACCGATGAAACCCTGCGTGAACAGCTCTTTTCCGGCGAGCTTATCGTTCGCGGCTCCACCTCCCGCTAA
- a CDS encoding xylose isomerase domain-containing protein — protein MPRKIIVVTAAYGHDRLAALGGQQAVLPIIAEAGADGVEIRRELFTATQLDFLSTVAGEITQHGLEACYSAPEPLFTGEGKLNPLIPSLLQEAHQLNARWLKLSLGHFNNIQAFDTLRQWLSESPVALVVENDQTDSGKLAPMQRFQAACGVHNLPVTLTFDMANWLWVDDSPQQAARALAPSVSYIHVKTAVARHNHYRAVALDEASSDWKGLLNMLPVDAPRGIEFPLEGRDLVAVTRHYVNLLREE, from the coding sequence ATGCCGCGAAAAATTATCGTCGTCACCGCCGCCTACGGCCACGATCGCCTTGCTGCCCTCGGTGGCCAGCAGGCCGTGCTGCCCATCATTGCTGAAGCGGGGGCCGACGGCGTCGAAATCCGCCGCGAACTCTTTACCGCCACACAGCTGGATTTTCTGTCGACCGTGGCCGGAGAAATTACCCAGCACGGACTGGAAGCCTGCTATTCCGCGCCGGAGCCGCTGTTCACGGGCGAAGGCAAGCTAAACCCGCTTATCCCGTCGCTTCTGCAGGAAGCCCACCAGCTAAACGCCCGCTGGCTGAAGCTCTCTCTGGGGCATTTTAACAATATCCAGGCATTCGACACGTTAAGGCAGTGGCTCAGCGAAAGCCCCGTCGCGCTGGTAGTGGAAAACGACCAAACCGACAGCGGCAAACTCGCGCCGATGCAGCGCTTTCAGGCCGCCTGCGGCGTTCACAACCTGCCGGTAACGCTCACTTTCGATATGGCCAACTGGCTGTGGGTGGACGATTCTCCGCAGCAGGCCGCCCGCGCGCTGGCCCCTTCCGTGAGCTATATCCACGTCAAAACAGCGGTCGCCCGGCATAACCACTACCGTGCAGTGGCGCTGGATGAGGCCAGTTCAGACTGGAAAGGGCTGCTAAATATGTTGCCGGTAGATGCCCCACGCGGCATTGAGTTTCCGCTGGAAGGGCGAGACCTGGTCGCGGTTACCCGGCATTACGTCAATCTTTTACGCGAGGAATAA
- a CDS encoding 2-dehydro-3-deoxygluconokinase: MHQLDVITIGEAMAMFVATETGDLAAAEHFVKRAAGAELNVATGLARLGLNVGWVSRVGNDSFGRYVLQQLAKENIDSRGVTVDEQSRTGFQLKSKVEDGTDPIVEYFRKGSAASHLSVADFNAEYFLSARHLHLSGVAAALSDTSLALLNHAAKTMKQQGKTLSFDPNLRPVLWRSEAEMVKQLNQLAFQADWVLPGVKEGIVLTGQNTPEGIADFYLHQGVKVVVLKTGADGAWYKTADGEKGAVAAVKVENVVDTVGAGDGFAVGVISALLEGKSLHQAVSRGNKIGSLAIQVIGDSEGLPTRSALGE; the protein is encoded by the coding sequence ATGCATCAGCTGGATGTCATCACGATTGGCGAAGCGATGGCGATGTTTGTCGCCACCGAAACTGGCGATCTTGCCGCCGCCGAACATTTTGTGAAACGCGCGGCTGGCGCTGAGTTAAATGTGGCAACGGGGCTGGCCCGTCTGGGCCTTAACGTAGGCTGGGTAAGCCGCGTAGGCAACGACTCCTTTGGCCGCTACGTGCTGCAACAGTTGGCGAAGGAAAACATCGACAGCCGCGGTGTGACCGTCGACGAGCAGTCCCGCACCGGCTTTCAGTTAAAATCCAAAGTCGAAGATGGAACCGATCCCATTGTGGAGTATTTCCGTAAAGGCTCAGCCGCCAGCCACTTGTCGGTAGCCGACTTCAACGCGGAGTACTTTCTCTCGGCTCGCCACCTGCACCTGAGCGGCGTGGCGGCAGCGCTCTCAGACACTTCTCTGGCGCTGCTGAACCACGCGGCCAAAACCATGAAGCAGCAGGGCAAAACCCTCTCCTTCGATCCTAACCTGCGTCCTGTGCTGTGGCGCAGCGAGGCCGAAATGGTGAAACAGCTGAATCAGCTGGCATTCCAGGCCGACTGGGTACTGCCCGGCGTGAAGGAAGGCATTGTGCTGACCGGTCAAAACACGCCGGAAGGGATCGCCGATTTTTATCTGCATCAGGGCGTGAAGGTCGTGGTGCTAAAAACCGGCGCAGACGGCGCCTGGTATAAAACCGCAGACGGCGAGAAAGGCGCTGTCGCAGCGGTAAAAGTGGAAAATGTTGTGGATACCGTGGGTGCCGGAGACGGCTTTGCGGTCGGGGTGATAAGCGCCCTGCTGGAAGGGAAATCTTTGCATCAGGCCGTCAGCCGGGGCAATAAAATCGGCTCACTGGCGATACAAGTCATCGGTGACAGCGAAGGGCTACCGACCCGAAGCGCACTGGGCGAATAA
- a CDS encoding MFS transporter: MKNQTIAPKRWWYIMPIVFITYSLAYLDRANFSFASAAGINDDLGITKGISSLLGALFFLGYFFFQIPGAMYAERRSVRKLIFVCLILWGGCASLTGVVSNIPMLAAIRFVLGVVEAAVMPAMLIYISNWFTKSERSRANTFLILGNPVTVLWMSVVSGYLIQAFGWREMFIIEGIPAVIWAFAWWMLVKDKPAQVGWLSDSEKSALQAQLQKEQEGIKAVRNYSEAFRSRNVVILCMQYFAWSIGVYGFVLWLPSIIRSAGTAGMGMVEVGWLSSVPYLAATIAMIAVSWASDKMQNRKLFVWPLLLIGALAFLGSWLVGANHFWVSYTLLVIAGAAMYAPYGPFFAIIPEMLPKNVAGGAMALINSMGALGSFVGSWFVGYLNGATGSPAASYVFMGLALLASVWLTLIVKPANHQQIPSGAHHA; encoded by the coding sequence ATGAAAAACCAGACAATCGCGCCAAAGCGCTGGTGGTACATCATGCCTATCGTGTTTATCACGTATAGCCTGGCTTACCTCGACCGCGCCAATTTCAGCTTCGCCTCCGCCGCAGGCATCAACGACGACCTCGGCATCACCAAAGGCATTTCATCGCTGCTGGGTGCGCTGTTCTTCCTCGGCTACTTCTTCTTCCAGATCCCCGGGGCGATGTACGCCGAGCGCCGCAGCGTGCGCAAACTTATCTTTGTCTGCCTGATTTTATGGGGCGGCTGCGCCTCGCTGACGGGCGTGGTGAGCAACATTCCAATGCTGGCCGCCATCCGCTTTGTCCTCGGCGTGGTTGAGGCGGCGGTGATGCCAGCGATGCTGATTTATATCAGCAACTGGTTTACCAAATCCGAACGCTCCCGCGCCAATACCTTCCTGATCCTCGGCAACCCGGTCACCGTGCTCTGGATGTCGGTCGTTTCCGGCTACCTGATTCAGGCTTTCGGCTGGCGTGAGATGTTTATCATCGAAGGGATCCCGGCGGTGATTTGGGCGTTTGCCTGGTGGATGCTGGTAAAAGATAAACCTGCCCAGGTGGGCTGGCTGTCCGACAGTGAAAAATCCGCACTGCAGGCGCAGTTGCAGAAAGAGCAGGAAGGCATCAAAGCCGTGCGTAACTACAGTGAAGCCTTCCGGTCACGTAACGTGGTTATTCTGTGCATGCAGTATTTTGCCTGGAGCATCGGCGTGTACGGTTTCGTGCTGTGGCTGCCATCCATTATCCGCAGTGCGGGTACGGCAGGCATGGGAATGGTGGAAGTCGGCTGGCTCTCTTCCGTGCCTTATCTGGCGGCAACTATTGCGATGATAGCCGTCTCCTGGGCATCGGACAAAATGCAAAACCGGAAGCTGTTTGTCTGGCCGCTGCTATTAATTGGGGCGCTGGCGTTCCTCGGCTCCTGGCTGGTCGGCGCCAATCATTTCTGGGTGTCTTACACGCTGCTGGTGATTGCTGGCGCCGCCATGTACGCCCCTTATGGCCCGTTCTTCGCCATTATCCCGGAGATGCTGCCGAAGAACGTTGCCGGTGGCGCGATGGCCTTAATCAACAGCATGGGCGCGCTGGGTTCCTTCGTCGGCTCCTGGTTTGTGGGCTACCTGAACGGGGCCACCGGCAGCCCGGCGGCGTCCTATGTCTTTATGGGGCTGGCGCTGCTCGCCTCGGTATGGCTTACTCTGATTGTTAAGCCTGCTAACCATCAACAAATTCCGTCCGGCGCACATCACGCCTGA
- a CDS encoding bifunctional glyoxylate/hydroxypyruvate reductase B (catalyzes the formation of glycolate from glyoxylate and glycerate from hydroxypyruvate) produces MKPSVILYKALPDNLLSRLESHFTVTQLDDISPETVQANAELFANAEGILGSGGKVDGAFLARTPKLRAASTVSVGYDNFNVDALNEHGVVLMHTPTVLTETVADTAMALILSSARRVVEVAERVKVGEWQSSIGADWFGIDVHHKTLGILGMGRIGLALAQRAHFGFSMPILYNARRHHKEAEERFNARYCDLDTLLAESDFVCILLPLSEETRHLIGAEQIAKMKSSAILINVGRGPVVDEKALIQALEEGKIHAAGLDVFEQEPLPLDSPLLGMPNVVALPHIGSATHETRYGMAECAVENLITALTGKVEVNCVNPQVLK; encoded by the coding sequence ATGAAGCCGTCCGTCATCCTCTACAAGGCGCTGCCTGACAACCTGCTGTCCCGGCTTGAAAGCCACTTTACCGTCACCCAACTGGACGATATCAGCCCGGAAACCGTGCAAGCGAACGCAGAACTTTTCGCCAACGCGGAAGGTATCCTGGGCTCCGGCGGCAAAGTCGACGGCGCGTTTCTGGCCAGGACACCAAAGCTGCGCGCGGCTTCTACCGTCTCTGTCGGCTACGATAACTTCAATGTGGACGCCCTGAACGAGCACGGCGTAGTGCTGATGCACACCCCGACGGTGCTGACCGAAACCGTCGCCGACACCGCCATGGCTCTGATCCTCTCCAGCGCGCGCCGCGTGGTAGAAGTCGCCGAACGCGTGAAAGTCGGCGAATGGCAAAGCAGCATCGGTGCTGACTGGTTTGGCATCGACGTGCATCATAAAACGCTCGGTATTCTGGGGATGGGGCGTATTGGCCTGGCGCTGGCGCAGCGCGCGCATTTCGGCTTCAGCATGCCAATTCTGTACAACGCCCGCCGCCATCATAAAGAGGCGGAAGAGCGTTTTAACGCCCGCTACTGCGACCTGGATACCCTGCTGGCAGAGTCTGATTTCGTTTGTATTCTGCTGCCGTTGAGCGAAGAAACTCGCCACCTGATTGGCGCAGAGCAAATTGCGAAGATGAAGTCCTCCGCCATTCTGATCAACGTCGGGCGCGGCCCGGTGGTTGACGAAAAAGCGCTGATTCAGGCGCTCGAAGAGGGCAAAATTCACGCCGCCGGGCTGGATGTCTTCGAACAGGAGCCGCTGCCGCTGGACTCCCCGCTGCTCGGCATGCCAAACGTGGTAGCTCTGCCGCATATAGGCTCTGCCACCCATGAAACCCGCTACGGCATGGCGGAATGTGCGGTGGAAAACCTGATTACCGCGCTGACCGGAAAGGTGGAAGTGAACTGCGTGAACCCGCAGGTGCTGAAATAG
- a CDS encoding structural protein MipA, with the protein MIILKKPLAISTSVLLLLLPVVSHAQDGEVFFTLGGGVAYAPAYEGAKKYRPAAIVDIGLGYSHANWGRVALWDDGLSWALPLDGPFGVELLLDYDPGRDEVIDTLNGRDKTLMGMGDLGGALQVGVELSYQLDPFRTYVRALQATKKRHYGGEDLGRTLLAELGVDTLTPLNDRLSLQTNLYTTWANSGYQRGYFGVTPAQAQRTAFSTWRPGSGFKDVTFAAALNYEWTQNIALQAGVGVTALVGDAAKSPIVEKKVAGLSFVSASYSF; encoded by the coding sequence ATGATTATTTTGAAAAAACCTCTGGCCATCTCGACATCGGTATTACTCCTTTTACTGCCTGTTGTTTCCCATGCACAAGACGGTGAAGTGTTTTTTACTTTGGGCGGCGGCGTCGCGTATGCGCCGGCTTATGAGGGGGCTAAAAAATATCGGCCAGCCGCGATTGTCGATATTGGTTTGGGCTATAGCCACGCAAATTGGGGCCGCGTAGCTTTGTGGGATGACGGCCTGAGCTGGGCCTTGCCTCTGGATGGGCCGTTTGGTGTGGAGCTCTTGCTGGACTACGATCCAGGCCGTGATGAGGTGATTGACACGCTCAATGGGCGGGACAAAACGCTGATGGGCATGGGGGATTTAGGTGGCGCGTTACAGGTGGGCGTGGAGCTGAGTTACCAGCTTGACCCTTTCCGTACCTATGTTAGAGCCCTACAGGCAACGAAGAAAAGGCACTATGGCGGAGAGGATTTGGGCCGTACGCTGCTGGCCGAACTGGGGGTTGATACCCTTACGCCCCTTAACGATCGGCTTTCTCTGCAAACCAATCTCTATACAACATGGGCAAACAGCGGCTATCAACGCGGCTATTTTGGTGTGACCCCTGCACAGGCGCAGCGCACGGCTTTTTCTACCTGGCGGCCGGGCAGCGGTTTTAAAGATGTCACGTTTGCTGCGGCGCTTAATTATGAATGGACCCAAAATATAGCGCTGCAGGCGGGAGTGGGTGTCACAGCATTAGTGGGCGATGCAGCCAAAAGCCCGATTGTTGAAAAGAAAGTGGCCGGACTGAGTTTCGTTAGTGCCAGCTACAGTTTCTGA
- a CDS encoding transcriptional regulator: MEYKDPMIELLSSLEQIVFKDNQVVSLSQKPSAFSEFEQLRKSTGLKIDDFAQAMGVSVTMVQEWESRRLKPSITELKLMRLIQANPGLSKQLIS; this comes from the coding sequence ATGGAATATAAAGATCCAATGATTGAGCTGCTTAGCAGTCTTGAGCAGATTGTTTTTAAAGATAATCAGGTCGTTAGCCTGAGTCAGAAACCCAGCGCCTTCTCGGAGTTTGAGCAGCTACGTAAAAGTACCGGACTAAAAATCGATGATTTTGCTCAGGCGATGGGGGTTAGCGTAACGATGGTGCAGGAATGGGAGTCCAGAAGACTTAAGCCCTCCATCACCGAACTGAAATTAATGCGTCTGATTCAGGCCAACCCAGGCCTTAGTAAACAGTTAATCAGTTAG